A single window of Chitinivibrio alkaliphilus ACht1 DNA harbors:
- a CDS encoding flagellar protein FlaG produces the protein MEIQNRPSAEQNPTASLSRTSALQNEHPQASRHVHSHEEEAATAPLSALTDEHANRMIEDSIAQANKVLETYNRRIDRSVHETTKAMIYRIWDTERDEIVKEFPPKKIQDMISKMWELAGLVVDEQA, from the coding sequence ATGGAGATACAAAACAGACCTTCAGCAGAACAAAATCCTACGGCTTCACTGTCGCGAACATCGGCATTGCAGAACGAACATCCCCAAGCATCTCGCCATGTCCATTCCCACGAGGAAGAAGCTGCAACAGCACCTCTTAGTGCACTAACGGATGAACATGCCAACAGAATGATTGAAGACAGTATTGCTCAGGCAAATAAAGTGTTGGAAACCTATAATAGAAGAATTGACCGTTCGGTTCATGAGACTACAAAGGCGATGATATACCGAATTTGGGATACAGAACGAGATGAGATTGTAAAAGAGTTCCCCCCGAAAAAAATTCAGGATATGATCTCAAAGATGTGGGAACTTGCTGGCCTTG
- a CDS encoding 6-hydroxymethylpterin diphosphokinase MptE-like protein, with protein sequence MILNKNVLIQKIRSAFPPTYTTEFDTLSRKEEGSYYRSFYSSYNAPLLGKLFAQKNFHQKGDYLVYGLGAGQYIFELLEAGFSGTLYLLETDPYLVKHLEETSRILSLLEDTPQIVFALCTTQAELHQFLHRLPTTLHVRYFPGSLNTIASPLTALQHWLQNRRIDLANTSEEQEHLFDENSSHNHARNDPDFTTTILPSLHTLPLLILMGGPSLHEALPYLSQLRPYFVLLSTSRNGSLLAEANILPDFWIDMDPWPKHKVWSRLKTADPRAGLIYLDTTSTLIHSYFSGKKYILYSHTSSPGKKQFP encoded by the coding sequence GTGATCCTGAATAAAAACGTTCTCATCCAAAAGATACGCTCAGCCTTTCCTCCAACTTACACCACGGAGTTTGACACCCTTTCTCGCAAGGAGGAAGGCTCCTATTATCGCTCCTTTTACAGTTCATATAACGCTCCGCTTTTGGGAAAACTCTTTGCACAAAAGAACTTCCACCAAAAAGGCGACTACTTGGTCTATGGCCTCGGAGCGGGGCAATATATATTTGAACTGCTCGAAGCGGGGTTTTCCGGCACTCTCTACCTACTGGAGACTGATCCCTACCTCGTAAAACATCTTGAGGAGACCTCCCGTATACTCTCTCTTCTTGAAGACACCCCTCAGATCGTCTTTGCTCTATGCACAACCCAAGCAGAGCTCCACCAATTTCTTCACCGTCTTCCCACCACACTCCATGTCAGATACTTCCCCGGTTCTCTGAATACCATTGCGTCCCCCCTTACGGCACTGCAACACTGGCTGCAAAATCGACGTATCGACCTTGCCAACACCTCTGAAGAGCAAGAGCACTTGTTTGATGAAAACAGCAGCCACAACCACGCACGAAACGATCCAGATTTTACCACCACCATTCTCCCATCTCTCCATACCCTGCCCCTCCTCATACTCATGGGTGGCCCCTCCCTGCATGAAGCACTTCCGTACCTATCACAATTGCGTCCATATTTTGTACTGCTCTCTACCAGCAGAAACGGCTCCCTTTTAGCAGAGGCAAACATCCTCCCTGATTTCTGGATCGATATGGATCCATGGCCAAAACACAAGGTGTGGAGCCGTCTTAAAACGGCTGACCCACGAGCCGGCCTTATCTATCTTGATACCACCTCTACGCTCATTCATTCATACTTCTCCGGAAAAAAGTACATCCTCTATTCCCACACGTCCTCTCCAGGAAAAAAACAATTCCCTTAG